The genomic region CTTGGGTTCTGGCTTTGAGGAGCAGGTTTAGCAGATAACCTGGCAGATAGTCTCCGTGGTTCGTCCTTTGGCTCTATCTCCTTTAATGACCCCTTCAGCCTTTCTCCTGGGCTTGGTGGTGGCGGCAGGAGGTGGGCGCTGGACCCGGGGATGCCCCGGCGTGTGGGCTTTGGCCGGTGGTGGTTGTTCTCGCCTCTTCTTCTTCACACTGCTCCTCAGGCTGgtctactggagtcctttataagcagaatgaaattcagacaaacaTAGAGAAAGTCACGGAAAGAAACCGGAAGTCAATAGAACccggaagagaaaagagaagctatTGCCTTCTGTATTGTCGTGGGGTAGAAAAGGGAGGACcgagccagccccagaatgccagtcttcagggagaaagcaccgCCTTGCTTacagacttctagcctcaaaacgcTGAGCCTGTAAATTCCCATTGTGCAAGCCAGCCCActacatggtatttgttttagcagcaaggaaattaaaacactggGACACATCTAATTTACAGAGCATTTGGCAACATCTactagacaaggatgcacacCCCAACCACTTCTAATATGTACTAGTATATTTTCATTGAAGCAATGTATGCAATAGCAGAAAAATTAGAAGTAGCCTGTATTTCCATCAACAtgagaatggataaattgtggtatattaacccaaagttaaaatgaaaagaagtagAGCTACATATGTCAGCAAGGGTAAATTCCCAAAACATAACTgtttaaaaagggcaaaaaaaaattcacacctatgtatgtttatatctttatatgaacacatttatttttcatgtacatttaccatgaatttttaaaataagagcaaGCAGTTCTATGTAGTGTTTATTATGATATAAATATGAAGTAAAAGCATATGAACATTTATAATCACATTAAACATGGAATTCCTGACCATAGTTGCttcaaaagagggaaaaaaggaatagGACTGAGGGCAGACACAGAGCAAAGTCAACTGTATctgtattgttttctttctttaaaaaaattcagtaacaaatatgataaaatgttatatttaaaagaggtgggagaagcggacttggcccaatggatagggtgtctacctaccacatgggaggtccagggttcaaaccccgggcctcctgacttgcatggtgagctggcccacacacagtgctgatgtgcgcgaggagtgccgtgccacgcagggtgtcccctgcataggggtgccccacacgcaaggagtgtgcctcataaggaaagctgccccatgcaataaaagcgcagcctgcctaggagtggcaccgcacacagggagagctgacacagcaagatgacacaacaaaaaagccaCAGATTCGgggtgccgctgacaagcatacaagcagacacagaagaacacacagcgaatggacacagagagcattggggctcccctatgcaggggacacccctgtgtggcacagcaaatggacacagagaactggggggggggcagggaaggggagagaaataaataaaaaataaatcttttaaaaaaataaaataaaataaaagaggtggGTGATGGGTACAATTCAGCTAACAAATGTTCCTTCTAAAATGTGCTGGGCACCGTTTGGGGCTGGGGaacagcagtgaacaagacatCAAAGTCCCCATACATGCAAACTTACATTCTATCTGGAGAGATGGAccatgtaaaataaaacaaacatttatgaCAGATATTAGTGCtgtgaagaaaaaaagcaaaataaatagctatggggggaggaggaagtaTGCTGTTTAAAGAGGGTGGTTAGGAAGGCCACTCTGGGCAGGGGACGGCTGAGCAAGCATGTGAACTAAGTAAAGGAACCAGTGGTGGTTTTTCTATGTGAAGAATATAATACAACATTTTCTAGAAACTTGAAAGAAGACACGAATATCTAAAGGAAAATCCCACATTCCTGGACATCCTACAAATATACCATTTCCCCCCCAAATCCATTGCAAAATAATGTACTGAAAAGACAAGATATGGGTCGAAATTAGACCTACTAAATATTAGTTAATCATGTAAATACATAATAAGTAAAATACTGCATCCTAGTTCACGATTAGACAGACAAGTCaatagatgaaataaaaagtccagaaataaacctataGGATATAGGTAACATTTCAcatcaatggggaaagaatgagttatttaataaatgttgtaAAATTGGccaattgttttctgtttttttttttaaagatttattttttacgtatttctctccccttcaagttgtctgctctctgtgtccatttgctgtgtgttcttctgtggctgcttctatccttatcagcagcacccggaatctatgtttctttttgttgcgtcgtcttgttgtgtcagctctctgtgtatgtggtgccattcttaggcaggctgcactttctttcacacagggcagctctccttacggggcgcactccttgtgttggggctcccctatgcaggggacacccctgtgtggcacggcactccttgcgcacatcagcactgcgcatgggtctaggagctccacacgggtctaggaggcccagggtttgaaccgcggacctcccatgtggcagacagacaccctatccattgggccaagtctgcttcccccaatcaTTTTCAAAAACTTAATTTCCTAACTTATACCTCACACCGAAAGTAATTAATTACAGATGGCAAAATCTGCAGAAACCAAAATAATCATCTCTGAATTTCCAAAGTTTAACAAAGAATCTagaatattttgttttcaaataatgtttgataagtgaataaataaatgaatgagatgCAACATAGCACTCCTTACTGAACAAATGAAAGGGGTTCTCGcatttcattaattattttattcattcattcacataaTAAAGATGTATTGAGCACCAGATTTGTACCATCAACACCTCAGGATATAAGAATGTTTGGAGGTTCAACACATCCTTCCAGGTCAATCAAATCTCTCCCAATAAAGGGCATCATCCAGGTCCAACTTCTGGGCAGATCCCTTTTATGGAGAAGGCATTCACCATCCTTTAAGATACGATGTTCTCTCTTTCTCAGCGTTGACTAGGGAAGTGGCTGCCATCTCCTACCCAGCATCATGGCTCCCCTCAGACCCCTTGGGAAGCCCAAGATCATCAAAAAGAGGACCAAGAAGTTCATCTGGCTCCAGTCAGACATGTATGTCAAAATTAAGCATAACTGGCAGAAACCCAGAGGCACTGACAATAAGATGCAGAGAAGAATCAAGAGCCAGATCTTCATGCCCAACATTGGCTATGGgagcaataaggaaacaaagcacGTGCTGCCCAGCAGCTTCTGCACGTTCCTGGTCCACAGTGTCAAGGAGCTGGAAATGCTGCTGATGTGCAACAAATCTACTGTGCTGAGATTTGCTCACACCGTTTCTTCCAAGAACCACAAAGCCATTGTGGGAAGAGCAGCCCAGCTGGCCATTAGAGTCACCAATTCCAAGGCCCAGCTGCACagctaggaaaataaatagacagcttattttcaagttttatttgtgtgtaataaaaccataaaaagtaaaaaaaaaaaaaaaaaagacacaaggtTTGCTCCTCCCTTTAGAGAAGTCTGGCTGTGTCTGCTGACATAGCACAAATAAAAAGGGTGGCTCTTAATCCAGTCTTCCTTGGCAACATAAGCCCCTGCCAACCCTAGAATCAGAAATCAGGTACAGATGCAGGGAGGCCTTCGGCGGCCAAGCCATCAAGTGCGAAGCGAGCAGCCAGGTCGAAGCATCACTGCCCGACCATATGACACCTGCGCCTGGACCGCTGAGAGCACTGTGGGAGTCAGACAGCCCTGATGTCGGTTTTCCTCAAAGGCTCAGAAACTGCAGCACTGAAAATTTCTCTTTATGGGTACTTTCTTGGGCATAAACAAGGCAACtaaaacatttgtttttattttcttctatttgtaGATTGAATAAACATTAATGTTTACTTATTTTCAAAACCATTTGACAAAGAATCCTTTAATAATGTTTAGGAAAAACTGAAAATCATTGGAAGTCTCTCAAATCATtcgaaataaaataacaaatctttCATCCTGTGCAAAATCAGTTTTTTAAGCCTATATTCACTTTATGACAAAATCAGAATAACTAAGGTGTTACTGATTTCAAtggaaatcaatttttaaaaactttgctcACCTTTCATTTCATTACTAATTTAATACCCACCCCCTTGTACCCAACCCGTGGAGTAAATAAATGAGTGTAAAACTCTGGcaatataaaatgacagaaaataatcCTGTCAGTCATATTGATAGCAAGAATGATTTCCCAATTTTTATAGCTATCATAATGGCAGCCTGTGATTTGAAATCTTATAAAAACTGGAAGCTATGTGCTTTAAGACGTGCCTGGAATTCCTAATGCAACAAGGGACAATGGATGCAACCTGTTGCTGCCACCAGCAGGTCATTCGCATAAAACGATATTTTTTCCTTTGCGATTTGTTTTGTTTCCAAATCATctacaaatatttctttctttctaaattttttaaaaattagagttaatagatcacaaggaatgttacattaaaaaacataaaaaaacaaaaaacataagaggttcccatataacccacttcccacctccaaccacatcatttttgtaaattgtatttttttgaagatatatacatcaccaaaaaaatgttacactaaaaactATAAGagtttcctgtataccccccagccccactcctcccacaccaacaacctccctcatcattgcagcacactcattacactcggtgaacacattttggggcactgctgcgcTACACAGATACTAGTTTACCCtgtaattcacactctcccccagtacattcagtgggttatggcaggatataaagtccagcatctgaccctgcaatatcattaaatGGCCCACATCACATCCCAAAAAtggcccacatcacatctcttctttcctctccctgccctcagcaactactgtggccactttctccacctcgatgctaaaatttcttctattgctcatcacaatagttttacagtagaatatcagtaagtccactctagtccatattttattccttcattctgtggaccctgggatggcgatgtcccctccacctctgaatcaagagggggcttggattccacatgaatgatggatgcaattcctctgcttacagttgtaggcactcttgattccctggtgtggtggttgaccatcttcatctccctattagctgacctgggtaagaccaacgaaccagagagtaggagtcaccactctgctgaggctcagggcccagctggcacatgggcagtccagagattcaagtctcctgtctATGGatcatccctagtgccaaccacaggttcagtaaaagtgacagaagaggcatgtgtagaaaagtcacatctgagtccagctccgtcacactgaggagcacaaattccaaagtagggccctcagATATTTCTTGAGCACTAAATTATTTTAGcaggacaagtaattaaagtaaTAAATCCCTTTCATTGGTATActtattaaaattactttttataaggtcctgggttcaacccccaaccccagtacctaaaaaaaaaagtatagttttaattttccttttagaaataCGCCTGATCTTTTtcctactttaatttttcttcgcAAGTTCCCAAGTCCTTGCTTTTTTAACGATAATTTTTCTGGTATATTTCTTATTCTGAGAACTCATGATCCCAGCATGAAAAGGTGGAGACCAGTGGTCCATCATACTGGATTATTACTACGAAATATTCCTTAAATTTTACTTTAGCTTGGAAATCTAAGCCTAGTAAATACAAGTGAGTTCCAAAGCCACCTTAAGCTGGGATTAAATCCAGCTTCTACCATTAACTAGCATTGCCATCTTGGGAAGTATTTAACCTTTCAAGACCCtagttttcttctctgtaaaatgaaaataataatatataaattttaggatTGTTATGAGGATTGTATGAGATAATGCAAATAAAGAATTTTGCAAAgtgagttattattattattaccaaaaGTGCAAAAACTAAATCAATGCAACAGTTCTCACTAGAACCTCTGGATCTACTGACTTCCAAGTCAGGACTCTGACCATCACATTGGAATGACGATGACTTTATATTTGTCTAATTAATACTACTTTGTGCTTGAAGTAGGCTCAAAagaacatcatttttaaaaagtgaaatcctTTATAAGGCCAAAATTTTATAAGCCATTAAGacacatccatccatcatctGATAACAGCTCTCATCCCAACAGATGACAGAAGTGATATTTCCATTGTGATATCTATCATAAGGAGCAAGGACACATGATTTCTCTATGCTCTGAAATTTCCTCCTTTTGCAAAGCTTCAGAGAAAGTTGCTGTCCATCACTTGTTTCTGACATTGGAAAGTTGCTATCCATCAGTTGTTTCTGACATTGGCTACCATTTAATATATTCATGGTGAAGCTTAACCATAAAGGTCCCTCCTCAATGCAGCGGAAAAAATTTCTAGTTCAGAGCAAGGCAGTAACTAAAGCCCTACAATCTCCTTGCTTAAGACAGATTGGACTGATTTCTTGGATGTCTCAATGAGGGAACTTTCATGCAACCAAAGATAGAAGAGTGTGACTTTCCATCTAGTCTTGCTGCTGAAGATCTGTGGAATCAGGAGCTGGGGATGACCACCAATGTGGAAGAAGGTCTCCGTTGttatgggtggggtggggtgaatgCAGTATTTGTGTCTTAATGAGAAGTCTTACATAGGTACCTTTAAAGGATTAATCCTATCATTAGAATCTTTTTATAtctccctttctatttgaacAAGTAATCATTCTGGATTTCCTGTCTCAACAAATGTTAAATTACATGCTAATTATTCCAATGTCTGCAATGCTTTCTAACCAAAGATCTGCAAAAGATTTTCCACACTTTGGAGGTCATTAATGCATGGATACTAAATAATGAAGATGAGTGAGTTCCAGGATCCAGGAAAGAACCCAGGCAGGGCTTGATACCTAAACTAACTTTATTAATGGGCCTAGAGAGTTATAAAAGGTTATGGATCAATTAGCAAATGGTATAAAATTCAGGTTATTGATTTTAACCCCATCTAGTACACAGGCATGAGAGCCTTtattactcattttttttaaggCTCTAGTTCTTGACAGTTAATGGTGGGACATTGTGTATTGAAAACAAATgttgggaagctgacttggcccagtggttagggcgtccgtctaccacatgggaggtctgcggttcaaaccccgggcctccttgacccgtgtggagctggcccatgcgcagtgctgatgtgtgcaaggagtgccctgccacgcaggggtgtcccccgcataggggagtcccacacgcaaggagtgcgccccataaggagagccgcccagcgcgaaagagcagcctgcccaggaatggcgccacacacacgcagagctgacacaagatgacacaacaaaaagaaaacaaagattcccgtgctgctgacaacaacagaagtggaccaagaagaagacgcagcaaatagacacagagaacagacaaccgggacggGGTGGGACGGGGTGGGACGGGGTGGAacggggtgggggaataaatcttaaaaaataatcattaaaaaaaaaaagaaaacaaatggactGCAAGCTCTTTGGCATCTGGTCaattatatatttctttcataATTACCTTTTAAGGGTATAAGAACACATAAGTATTTTATCTCCAGAGACAGTTATGACAGAATATGTGCAAACTGACCTCAATAGCCATTTTTTAGTGCCTTCACTACAGTCTTAGTATTTATCCAATAgcctttttcttttgcatttcccctTCTGTCCATACAAACGTTAGTTATCACTGGCCACTCCCTCTTCAGTTCAGACTCCAACCAAGTGACAGAATCTACTATGGGCCAAGCCCAGAGCACTatgggagaaactgaggcataagCATACTTGGTATATTCAAGGAACAGCAAGAGAGAGAGCAGTCAGTGAGACTGAAGTGTAGTCTGTGAGAGGAAGATGAGGTCAGAAAAATTATCGTGCCAGATCATGGCAGGCCTTTAGGTCACTGTCAGTACTTATACTCTGAGTGAAGGAAAATTGaggtttggggtgggggggaaaggaggTTATACAATGTAATGTTTTTCCTTCAGTGGTAAGAGCAAAATTACTAAATGATTAAAAGTGGATGCCTCAGTATTAGACATCATGTTGCCATCATCCATTGTCATGCTGATTTTCTACGCACCTTTGCTCATGCTGTTCCTGTTTagtctcccttcccttcttctcctGACAGATCCTCCATGGCAGTGATGAAAGACCCGTCCATAAACCCTCGGTGCCCTTTCTACCCGTAAGCATTTCAAAAGTGCCTAGATGGTAATATTTTAGCAGTTAAAAAACCAGTGCCAAGTTTCCAATTGAACTTTTTTTCCCAATTCAATAAAGTGGGTAATCCAAATTGTTATAATATGCTATGTTTTTTCACAGGAATTTTTAAgtctattttcattttgactaaaaaaaattcagtcattcattttaatttttcctgaaCTGCAActtgtacataaaaatgttccttATCACTGATAGCTGGAAACAGTGCTCAGACATCCCTTCCCCGAGTATGCCTTCTGTGAGCCCCTCTCTTAATAATACCCTGTGACTTACTCTACCATTGCTCTTGCCACATTTTATGttattttgaggtaccggggattgaacctgggaccttgtatgtgggaagctggcactcaactaccgagccacatcagtttccctcagttgattttttcatttgttttgcttgtagtttgtttttctggggaggcaccaggaactaaacccagaacttcccatgtgggaggcagatgctcaactgcttgagccacatttgctcccactACATTTTAATCTTTATTACAATGTGCACTGACCATTTACTGGGTCTGAACCACCACTACACTGTGAGATCTCATGGGCTGTGCCTTATTCCTTATCTTCAGATTCTCACATgagataagtatttgttgaatttgtaaaaaaaatttgaaaaaattcacAGGTGCTTCCTCAGATAACCAATGATTGAGCCAGAGGTTCAGAGCAGCCCGTAGCCTCGTCTTGTACATTAGCCCATGAACTGGGGTCTGAGTGAGCATAGTAACGGCTGCTCTGTGGGATGAGCAAATGCCTTCATGCCTTGACACCATGGAGTTCCCCAGAGCCCTGGAGCCTCTCCATAGCCTGTGGACCCTGATAGAACCCATGAGCCACCTTATCTTAGTTTTGCCAGTGAGTAGAAGAGAGCATAaaagtcagaaagaaaagaatgtcaCCCCCAGCAGCCTTAGCGGCAtcttttttcctagttcctttaTTAGACACTGATTTCCAAGGCCCATCAGGGGGAAAGATCTGCTACATTTCCATCCTAACCGTGTTTTAATGGGGTCTTGTGAAGATAACATGAGGCTTCTCCTCTTTGGTTTCCTCCTATGGTAGAGGATCTAAATAAGAGGAATATGGAAGCAGCTAGTTTAGTGTGGTAATCCTGGCTGTGTCTGCTTTCACCGTgatgagattttaaaatgtgaacaGGATTCAGAGGATAAAGGTTAATGTGACACACCACCGCGATGGTTATTGCTAACAGTAGAAAATAGTTATCACTGTTTTAACATTTCCAAGTGCTGATATAAGCCAAAGGCCATTCGTATTATTGCTTTCCTTATGACAGCTTaaacaaaatttgaaagaaaaaaacgccttaaaaaaacaaaaaaacacctgaaTATAAACCAGTCTTTTTATTCTTACAGGAATATAGACGCCATCCTATAAGCCACTTTTTCAAGCCTTAAGTCACACCACACACCCTACCCTCCCATTGTTTagcgatttttaaaaaagatttatttatttatctcccccccacccctgctgtctgttctctgtgtctatttgctgcgtcttctttgtccgcttctgttgttgtcagcggcatgggaatctgtgtttccttttgttgcgtcatcttgctgcgtcagttctccgtgtgtgcagcgccattcctgggcaggctgcactttctgttcacgctgggcggctctccttacggggcgcactccttgcatgtggggctcccccacgcaggggacacccctgcgtggcacggcactccttgcgcgcatcagcactgtgcacgggccagctccacacgggtcaaggaggcccggggtttgaaccgtggacctcccatgtggtagaccactgggccaagtccgccgcttgTCTAGCGATTTTGATGCTCATTAATACTGTGCTGACTGTCAATGTTAGTGGGAAGTGCTTATTCTTCACTCTTTCCAGTGAAGAGAGTTCAATTAGCATAACTTCCGCCCTCCCTTGGCGCTTTTGCTTACCCCATCCCTTGGGAGGAAGAGTAACTTATCTGATAGGTAAATTTGTCTATTAACTCTATCTCATCCTCTTGGGAATGAGGCTGCTTGCAGAAAGCACAACCGTCCTCTATGCTTCCATGCCATAAAGCTTACCAGGGTAAGCTCTTCCACATGGATTGAACCGTTTAGTATTAAATATGCCCACTTGAGAGTAAGA from Dasypus novemcinctus isolate mDasNov1 chromosome 14, mDasNov1.1.hap2, whole genome shotgun sequence harbors:
- the LOC101445899 gene encoding large ribosomal subunit protein eL32-like, translated to MAPLRPLGKPKIIKKRTKKFIWLQSDMYVKIKHNWQKPRGTDNKMQRRIKSQIFMPNIGYGSNKETKHVLPSSFCTFLVHSVKELEMLLMCNKSTVLRFAHTVSSKNHKAIVGRAAQLAIRVTNSKAQLHS